From a region of the Odoribacter splanchnicus DSM 20712 genome:
- a CDS encoding transposase produces the protein MAKIQNISEIHPTLGFTEFDIIEKYRKSFHESELGRLHSVFPFERMAKTMGLSEQRLGRRNIFSPSAKIALMVLKAYTGFSDRQLVEHLNGNIHYQMFCGIMINPSFPITNYKIVSAIRNEIASRLDVDSLQEVLASHWKPYLDSLHVCMTDATCYESHMRFPTDMKLLWESLEWLYRQICLHCRDLGIRRPRNKYADVAKSYLSYCKKRKRKASRTRMLKRRMIRLLEKLLIQRDEIHREHGTSLRYTQDYQKRLSIIRKVLVQEKELFEGRKVRDRIVSIDRHYVRPIVRGKETKSVEFGAKVNNIQIDGISFIEHLSFKAFNEGIRLKDCIRMQQKLMNVRVRCVAADSIYANNANRKFCTKYGISTSFVRKGRAARDESLRKVLRSELSKERATRLEGSFGTQKQHYSLSRIKARNRKTEILWIFFGIHTANAILMIDKIRNRADKAA, from the coding sequence ATGGCTAAGATACAAAATATTTCGGAAATTCACCCTACTTTGGGCTTTACAGAATTTGATATTATAGAAAAATATCGCAAGAGTTTTCATGAGAGTGAGCTTGGCAGGCTTCATTCGGTGTTTCCGTTTGAGCGTATGGCAAAGACCATGGGCCTGTCGGAACAGCGACTGGGACGCAGGAACATCTTCAGTCCTTCGGCGAAGATCGCCCTTATGGTCCTGAAGGCGTACACCGGATTCTCTGACAGGCAGCTGGTGGAACATCTTAACGGGAACATACACTACCAGATGTTCTGCGGGATTATGATAAATCCGTCCTTTCCCATAACCAACTACAAGATAGTCAGTGCCATCCGCAATGAGATAGCGTCCCGTCTTGATGTTGATTCCCTCCAGGAAGTGCTGGCTTCACACTGGAAACCCTATCTTGACAGCCTTCACGTCTGTATGACCGATGCCACATGCTATGAGAGCCATATGCGTTTTCCTACGGATATGAAACTCCTTTGGGAAAGTCTGGAATGGCTCTACAGGCAAATCTGCCTTCATTGCAGAGATTTGGGTATAAGGCGTCCGCGCAACAAGTATGCGGATGTGGCGAAGTCCTATCTGTCCTACTGCAAGAAGAGAAAGAGGAAGGCTTCAAGGACAAGGATGCTCAAGCGTCGTATGATCAGACTCCTTGAAAAGCTCCTCATACAGAGGGATGAAATCCATAGAGAACATGGAACCTCACTCCGATATACCCAGGATTACCAGAAGCGTCTTTCCATCATCAGAAAGGTTCTTGTACAGGAAAAGGAGTTGTTTGAAGGCAGGAAGGTCAGGGACCGCATCGTCAGCATTGACCGTCATTATGTACGTCCCATTGTAAGAGGCAAGGAAACAAAGTCCGTCGAGTTCGGTGCGAAGGTCAACAACATACAGATAGACGGCATATCGTTCATCGAACACCTCTCGTTCAAGGCTTTCAACGAAGGTATACGCCTGAAGGACTGTATCCGCATGCAGCAGAAGCTCATGAATGTGAGGGTAAGATGCGTGGCTGCCGATTCCATATATGCCAATAATGCCAACAGAAAGTTCTGTACAAAATATGGAATATCCACATCCTTTGTACGCAAGGGAAGGGCGGCCAGGGATGAATCCTTGAGAAAGGTTCTCAGAAGTGAACTGTCAAAAGAAAGGGCCACCCGACTTGAAGGCAGCTTCGGCACACAGAAGCAGCATTACTCACTCTCAAGGATAAAGGCACGGAACAGGAAGACGGAAATCCTATGGATTTTCTTTGGAATACATACGGCAAATGCCATACTGATGATAGATAAAATCAGGAACCGGGCGGATAAAGCGGCATGA
- a CDS encoding helix-turn-helix domain-containing protein has translation MKDLFEYSTPELVRMLGTRFKEYRMRCNLTQKEVSELSGVGLTTIHKFENGTAGNLSLSTFILLLKVVGQINSLDDILPELPESPYLMRENEKKAQRIRHSK, from the coding sequence ATGAAAGATTTGTTTGAATACTCCACTCCTGAGCTAGTACGCATGTTGGGGACTCGTTTTAAGGAATATAGAATGCGGTGCAATCTGACACAAAAAGAAGTGTCGGAACTCTCAGGTGTCGGACTGACTACCATACACAAGTTTGAAAATGGTACGGCAGGCAATCTTTCATTGTCAACATTTATTCTCTTGTTGAAGGTGGTAGGTCAGATTAATTCTTTAGACGATATTTTGCCGGAATTGCCCGAATCGCCTTATCTTATGCGTGAAAATGAGAAAAAAGCGCAACGAATCAGACACTCTAAATAA
- a CDS encoding type II toxin-antitoxin system HipA family toxin, giving the protein MMKSLKIILWEEEIGRLAWDERRHLSYFTYNPDFIRKGLNISPLVAPVDGTRGLLPVWGEDAKIYQKLPAFVADSLPDAWGNQLFDLWRQQQKISNSEINPLDKLSFIGRRGMGALEFIPETNRERRTEKIDVKSLADLAERIFVERENARIMPEESITMQSLLTVGTSAGGRQPKAIIAINRETGEIRSGQIAALEGYDYYLLKFGNSEYCSAELEMTYYKLATMAGINMMPSMLYSVDGNNHFLTRRFDRNGGKKIHTQTLAAIYPDAESYEQLISVCRKLRLPDADCQEVFRRMVFNILSNNTDDHNKNFSFIMNEDGAWRLAPAYDITYIIDRGGYLPNMDHCMYIRTKLHDITRSDVIDFARDNGIRRPDAIIRDVVSSLKQFRTIAVENGVSESWIGRVESTIANHLKAWDEWECEAENATMEINGHAISDIRVEQTYKGNYHLLASIDGVERKFVINKKNADFAYIEQIGLANLTTEHLKTLVEKCFNL; this is encoded by the coding sequence ATGATGAAGTCGTTAAAAATAATACTTTGGGAAGAAGAAATTGGTCGCTTGGCTTGGGATGAACGCCGACATCTTTCTTATTTCACATATAATCCCGATTTTATCAGAAAAGGATTGAATATATCCCCTTTGGTTGCACCTGTTGACGGTACCAGAGGGCTGTTGCCTGTTTGGGGTGAAGATGCCAAGATTTACCAGAAGCTTCCGGCATTTGTCGCAGATTCATTGCCTGATGCCTGGGGTAACCAATTGTTTGATTTATGGCGTCAACAGCAAAAAATATCCAATTCAGAGATAAATCCGTTGGATAAGCTCTCGTTTATTGGCAGACGAGGAATGGGAGCGTTAGAATTTATTCCGGAAACTAACAGGGAGCGAAGAACAGAAAAAATAGATGTTAAGTCGTTGGCAGATTTGGCAGAACGCATTTTTGTAGAAAGGGAGAATGCCCGTATTATGCCGGAGGAGTCCATAACCATGCAATCTTTGTTGACTGTAGGTACATCCGCTGGGGGGCGTCAGCCGAAAGCGATTATTGCGATAAACAGAGAAACAGGAGAGATACGAAGCGGTCAAATTGCAGCTTTGGAAGGATATGACTATTATCTTCTCAAATTTGGTAACTCCGAATATTGTTCGGCAGAATTAGAAATGACTTATTATAAGTTGGCAACTATGGCAGGTATCAATATGATGCCGTCAATGTTATATTCAGTGGATGGAAACAATCATTTTTTAACCAGACGGTTTGATCGTAATGGTGGAAAAAAGATTCATACACAGACTTTGGCAGCCATATATCCCGATGCAGAGAGTTATGAGCAATTGATATCTGTTTGCCGTAAGCTCCGTCTGCCTGATGCGGATTGTCAGGAAGTATTCCGAAGAATGGTCTTCAATATTCTATCGAATAACACAGACGACCATAACAAGAACTTTTCATTTATTATGAATGAAGATGGTGCCTGGCGTCTTGCTCCTGCATACGATATTACCTATATCATTGACAGAGGTGGTTATTTGCCGAACATGGATCATTGCATGTATATTCGAACCAAACTGCATGACATCACACGCTCGGATGTCATTGATTTTGCCCGTGATAACGGAATCCGCCGTCCCGATGCTATCATCAGAGATGTCGTTTCCTCATTGAAACAATTCCGTACAATAGCAGTTGAAAATGGGGTATCGGAGTCGTGGATAGGCAGAGTTGAGTCAACTATCGCCAACCACCTGAAAGCATGGGACGAATGGGAATGCGAAGCCGAGAATGCTACAATGGAAATCAACGGACACGCCATCAGCGATATACGTGTTGAGCAGACTTATAAAGGAAACTATCATCTGCTGGCAAGCATTGATGGCGTAGAAAGGAAATTTGTGATAAATAAAAAGAATGCAGACTTTGCCTATATAGAACAAATTGGTTTGGCAAATCTTACGACTGAGCATTTGAAAACTCTGGTGGAAAAATGTTTTAATCTGTAA
- a CDS encoding metallophosphoesterase — translation MKIQYMNDLHLEFSDNSRWLKHNELPVTGDILVLAGDIFYLKNKVAPLSNFWKWASANYRQVLIVPGNHEYYNYCDVMDKGLQWNRKFKNNVGYYQNQVVRIDDTDFIMSTLWSRISPIDEYFVWKGMNDFRQIMYNGKLLQTEEFNKMHSFCLDFIKQSLAESTAKHIVVVTHHLPTLEVVAPHHKGSVLNSAFATELSGLIADSRIDAWIYGHSHTNIDAEINGTKVVCNQMGYVFQNEHLANGFEPGKFLVL, via the coding sequence ATGAAGATACAATACATGAACGACCTGCATTTGGAGTTCAGCGATAACAGCAGGTGGCTAAAACATAATGAATTACCTGTAACAGGTGATATTCTGGTGCTAGCCGGAGATATATTCTATTTGAAAAACAAGGTTGCTCCTTTGAGCAATTTCTGGAAGTGGGCATCTGCAAATTATCGGCAGGTGCTCATTGTGCCCGGGAACCATGAGTATTACAATTATTGTGATGTGATGGACAAGGGATTGCAATGGAATAGGAAGTTCAAAAACAATGTAGGATATTATCAGAATCAGGTAGTGCGGATTGATGATACCGACTTTATCATGAGCACTTTGTGGTCTAGGATTTCTCCTATCGACGAATACTTCGTATGGAAGGGCATGAACGACTTTCGGCAGATAATGTATAATGGGAAATTGCTCCAGACAGAGGAATTCAATAAGATGCACAGTTTCTGCTTGGATTTCATCAAACAAAGTCTGGCAGAAAGCACCGCCAAACACATTGTGGTAGTAACGCATCATCTTCCTACATTAGAGGTGGTAGCCCCTCATCATAAGGGTTCTGTGCTGAATAGTGCATTTGCAACTGAACTTAGTGGGCTTATTGCTGACAGTCGCATTGATGCGTGGATTTATGGTCATTCGCATACCAACATTGATGCTGAGATAAACGGAACAAAGGTTGTTTGCAATCAGATGGGGTATGTTTTCCAAAATGAACATCTCGCCAATGGTTTTGAGCCGGGCAAGTTCCTTGTCTTGTAG